The nucleotide window TGACCACGCTGACCAAGCGCATGGCCGAAGACCTGACGGAATACTGTTGCAGTATGGGGGTGCGCGCGCGCTACCTGCACTCCGACATTGATACCCTTGAGCGCATGCAGATCATCCGTGCGCTGCGTATGGGCGAGTTTGACGTGCTGGTGGGTATTAACCTGCTGCGTGAAGGTCTTGATATTCCAGAAGTCTCTCTTGTGTGCATTCTGGATGCCGACAAGGAAGGTTTTTTGCGTTCAGTGGGGTCGCTTATCCAGACCTTTGGACGTGCTGCCCGAAATGCGCAGGGCCGGGTCATACTGTATGCCGACAAAATGACGGATTCGATGAAGGCGGCTATGGACGAAACCGCCCGCCGCCGCGCCAAGCAGACCGCGCACAACGAAGAGCACGGCATCACGCCGACCAGCACGCGGAAAAGCCTTGAGTCTCCGCTGGATAGTTTGTATGTGGAAGATGGCTCGTCACGCGGGCGTGGTAAAGGCCGTGGCAAGGGCAAGGGACAGGAACCGGACGCCATTCCCCTTACCGCCGAAGATACGGCTCTGCTGGTGGCGAAGCTCGAAAAAGAAATGCGCCAGGCTGCCCGTGATCTGGAGTTTGAGCAGGCCGCCCAGTTGCGCGACCGCATACGGGTGCTGCGGGCACGGCTGATCGCCTTGCCTGACTAGAGCAGATTAACGTTGAAATGTAATACATTTCAACGTTGTCATTCTGCCGAAAAATACGATTTTCGGCAGAATCCACGCCGCGTTGCGGCGCGCTGCACGCTTGTGCAGCGTTAGAGCATTTTACCTTTGAAAAAGTTTAAATGCTCTAACTGGTGCAACGGTGGCCTTGGCTTGCCGGGCACTGCCTCTGATCGTGCAACAATTTGGGAACGCGGCAGCACAGCCGTGCTTGCATGGCGCAGTTGTTTTCAGGCAAGCATGGTAAAATTAAAATGCCCTGACGGCAGGGGCAAAAGTTTTCTCGCAAAATGGGCTTGCCAACAGCCTCATAAGGTTTTTCATGTCACAGCAAAATAAAAATCAGGGAGGGCAGGCCCAGTTCAGCCTTTTTTCCGCTGGCCCTTCCGGCCCGTCGGCCAAAGACCGCCAGCGTGTGCAGCAGCTCACGGCAGAGCTTGAGCACCATAATTACCTCTATCATACCCTGGACAAGCCCGAGATCAGCGACGACCAGTTTGACGCCCTGTTCCACGAACTGCAGGCTTTGGAAGACCGTTGGCCGGAACTGCGCTCGGCCCATTCGCCCACGCTGCGTGTGGGCGGCAAGCTGATCGACGGACTGGCCAAGAAGGCGCACAGCCTTCAGATGTATGGCCTGGACAACGTCTTTTCGGCAGAGCAGTGGCAGGATTTTGCCGACCGTATACGCCGTGCCTGGGATGCGGATCTCAACGGCCCCCTACCGGAAGGCTTTTGGTGTGATCCCAAGCTGGACGGGCTGGCTCTGGAAATCGTCTACGTTGACGGCACAATGCAGGAAGCCCTTACGCGGGGCGACGGCGAAGTTGGCGAAGTTGTCACCGAGGCGGTGCGTACTATCCGCACCGTGCCTTTGCGCCTTGCCGGGCCTGGGCCTTTTCCCGCCCGGCTGGAGGTGCGCGGCGAGGTTGTCATGTACAAAAAGGACTTTGCCGCCCTTAATGAAAAACAGGAAGCGCTGGGGCTGAAAACCTTTGCCAACCCGCGCAATGCAGCAGCCGGAACCCTGCGGCAGCTTGATATATCCATTACGGCTTCACGCCCTCTGCGCTTTCTGGCTTACAGTCTTGGCGAGGCGCAATGGCCGCCAGCCCCCGTCTGCAAGCTGCAATCAGAGGTTATGGCGCGGTTGAAGGAATACGGCTTTCTTACGCCGCCTGACGGCAAGCTGTGCAACAGTGTGCAGGCTGTGGAAGACTATGCCCAGTGGGTCAGGGAGCATCGGCCCCAGTTTCGTATGGAAATTGACGGGGCCGTCGCCAAACTGGACAATCTTGAAGCCCAGCAGGCGCTCGGTTTCACGGCGCGTGCTCCCCGGTTTGCCGTGGCCTTCAAGTTTCCTGCCGAGCAGGCGCAAACCCTGTTGCAGGGTATTGAAATCCAGGTGGGGCGCACTGGCGTGCTGACTCCTGTGGCAGTGCTTGAGCCCATTGCCGTTGGTGGCGTTATGGTCTCCCGGGCGACGCTGCACAATGAAGACGAGATTCGCAACCGTGATGTGCGCGTGGGCGATACTGTCATGGTGCGCCGCGCTGGCGATGTTATTCCTGAAGTGGTGGGGCCAGTGCTGGACAAGCGCCCGGCTGATGCCGAGGAATACATTTTTCCGCATAATTGTCCGGTGTGCCATCAGCCTGCCTACCGCGAAGAAGGTGAAGCTGCATGGCGCTGCGAAAATATGGCCTGTCCCGCCATTCGGTTACGGGCCATCAGCCATTTTGTTTCCAAGGCCGGGCTTGATATTTCCGGCGTGGGCCAGAAATGGATAGAGCAATTGGTCAACAGCGGGCGTGTGCAGTCTCCGGTGGATCTTTTCACCCTGACGATTGAGGAATTGCTGGGTTTTGAGCGCATGGGCGAAGTGCTGGCGCAAAAATTTGTGGACGCGCTTGACGGGGCCAAACATACAGCCACCTTGCCGCGCCTGATCAGTGCGCTGGGTATCCGTCATGTGGGGGAGCAGACCGCACGCACGCTGGCCGCGCATTTTCATAATCTGGATGAACTTGAAAAGGCCGATGGCGAAACCTTGCAAAGCCTGCCTGATGTGGGGCCGGAGGTGGCGTCATCCATACGCAATTTCTTTGACAGCCCGGCCAACAGAGAGCAGCTTGATCGCTTCAAGGGCCTTGGCCTGTGGCCGCAGGGCGGCAAGGGTGCGTTGGCTGGAGCGAATGGAGAAGCCGCACAGGGCGAAGGCGCTGTTCCTTCAGGCCCCTTATCCGGCAAAACCATTCTTTTTACCGGAACCCTGAGCATGGCGCGCGGTCAGGCCGAAAAGCTGGCAGAGGCTGCCGGGGCTACGCCCCTTGGCGGTGTGAGCAAAAAGCTCAACTACCTCGTGGCTGGCGAAAAAGCGGGCAGCAAGCTTGAAAAGGCGCAAAAATTGGGCGTAACCGTGCTCGATGAAACAGAATTTATGAGCATGTTGCACGAGGCCGGAGTGGCCTCGGAATAATTTGAATGCAAAGTGAGTGAAGTATGAGTACAGCCATTGTCGTAGTAGGCGCTAATGGACGCATGGGCAGAACCATCAGCAATCTGGCCGAAACAGAACCGGCTTTCAGCCTTGCGGGCCTTGTGGACAGCAAAGAGCATGTGGAAAAACTGGCCGGATCGTCATGCCCTGTGGGCGACAGTCTGGCGGCAGTGCTGGCCAAGGCTCCTGGCGCAGTGACCATTGATTTCACTGCCCCGGCTGTGAGCTTGCAGTCAGCGCGAACTGTGGCTGAAAGCGGGCATGCTCTTGTTATTGGCACAACGGGCTTTACTGATGCTGAAAAAGACGAACTGCGCGAACTGGCAAAACGCGCGCCTATTTTCTGGGCCTCCAACATGAGCATTGGCGTCAACGTGCTGTGCAAGATTTTGCCGGAACTGACGCGGGCTTTGGGCGACTCCTACGACATTGAAATGGTTGAACTGCACCACAGCCGTAAAAAAGACAGCCCCAGCGGCACGGCCCTGACCTTGGGCGAATGCCTGGCTGATGCGCGCGGTTGGGAACTCAACGACGTGCGTTGTTCTGCCCGCGACGGCATTATTGGCGAAAGGCCCAAGGCGCAAATAGGCATTCAGGCCATACGCGGCGGGGATGTGGTGGGCGTGCATACCGTCTACTTTATGGGTCCCGGCGAGCGCATTGAAGTTACGCACCACGCCCATTCGCGCGAAACCTTTGCGCAGGGCGCATTGCGGGCAGCCTCATGGCTGGCCGGACAAAAGCCGGGTAAACTCTACGGTATGCAGGACATGTTTTAACACTGTCTGATCTTGGTCAACCTGCCGGGAGTGGCGGTAAGTGGCCATATAGCGGCGCGAAGTATATAAATTGCCGCAAATGGCTTATTCGGATTCTCTGGTGTTCGCGATTGTTCAGGCGGAATGCATAGAAAATGCAGAAGATCTTTGCGGCATTGTTTTGTAGCGGCTGCCAACTCCGCAAGAATTAGAATATCTTGACGTTGAAGGACGTTAACTGCTCTGACGCTGTACGGAGATGCAGCGCGCCGCAAGGCGGTGTGAACTCAGGAGAATTGTATTTCTCGACAGAATGACAACTTTGAAGTGCAAGGCATTTTAACGTTAATCTGCTTTAAGGCCCGACAGCGAGACTGCCGGGCCTTAATTTTATTCGGTGACGATTGCTGTTGCCGATCACCGTCTGTTCAGCAAAAGAACTGCGCCAAGAATAAGCCCGCCACCGAGTATCACGCGCACGCCGGGCACATCTCCAAGCACAATCCACGCTGCAAAAATGGCGTACACAGGCTCCAGCGTGATTATCAGAGCCGCTTGCCGTGCCTTGAGCACCACTAGGCTGTCAATAAAGATAACATAGGCCAGGGCAGAGCAGATGAGCCCCAGGCAGGCGATCCACAGCCAGTCAAGCGCCCGTACTTCGGCAAACTGCCACCAGGTGAATGGTAAAAGAAAGGCTGCAGTGACTACATTTTGCCACCATGTGGTCTGCAAGCTGGGAAGATGGCTGGCAAAGCGCCGGTTTGCAATAGTTACCAGGGCGTAGGCAAGGCCGGATATAACCCCGAGCAAAAGGCCCGCCGTGCCGTCGTGCGCAAGGGAAAAGGACGGTGCGGTACACACAAGGCCCACGGTAACCAGGGTCAGACATTGCAGTTCCCTGTTGCTGGGGCGTTCTCTGTATGCAATGGATTCAAAAAGTGTGGTAAAGGCGGGAAAGCAGGCAAAGCCCAAGGTTCCAACCGCCACGCCGCCCACCTGTATGCCCATAAAAAACGTCACATAGTGGGCGGCAAGCAAAACACCAGTCAGTACAAGGCCGACCATGTCGTTGGTTTTCAGTCCACGCCACGGAACCTGCCCTTTTTGCAGACCCAGCAGGGCAAGGGCCGCCACCGCAAAACCAGCTCTGCCACACACCAGTACCGAGGCAGAACATTGGCACAATCTGCCAAAAAGACCGGATACGCCAAAGAGCAGTGTGGCAATATGGGCACGGGCCAGCGCATGCCGCACCGCGCTGGAAGACGGCGTGGTTTCGTTTGTGGCAAGCGTTGCACCTGGCGGGGCGGCCGGGGGCTCCCCAGCCTTTATGGAGGCGGGCATTTTAACCGGGGGGGATGTCATGATATGTCCTTACGGAAGATGTACACAGGCTGCATTTACGCCAGTGCGAGCTGATGCGCAAGCCTGCATCCGGTTATGTGAAATAGAAGAAATGATACTGCTTGAAGAAGAAAAATACCGAACTCTTTGAAAATATTTTTGAAAATAAGTCTAGATTTTATCTTGAAAGTTTGCTTTAACTAGTGTAGCGCATTATAGAAGATGGCGTAACACGATGTCCGGCAACCGTATGAACCGGGCGCAATGCAACAGCACAGTTATTTTTCCGGGGGCATCATGCCGCAGGTCGCAGCACGAATTAATGAAGATCAGGAACGTTGGCTCAAGGATTATTTTCGCACCAAAAGCGCTGGTGCGGAGTTTATCCTGCCTTGGGCGGTAGATACGTTTTTTCGCGCTATTACAAGCATAAAGCATATGTTCAGCGGTCCGGAACTGAAGACGATTGTTGAAGCACATAAAGACATGAAGCTCATGCCCGATCACACGCGGCTGTCCTATCTCATGCTGCGTGTTTCTGACGCTTGTGATGTGGGCGGCATTCACCTGCGCCACGGCGCCAGTAAATCCAGCCTTGAGTCAAAGATCAAAAGCCTGGATGATACGCAGGCTACCGCCCTTATGGTGTGGGCATCCGCTTTTTGGGTCAGCCGTAACTGTTCGGCAGAAAATTTGGATGAATACATCAAGGCGTATTGATCTTTCGGGGTGAAGTCCGTAATTTTCAGGCCGCTTGAGCGGCCTTTTTTATTGGGGTAAATTTGAGTGCCAACCTCTGGCGAGTGGCAGAATTGCTGGTCGTTATCGGCACAGGGACAAATATCCTGAACGGCAATTGAATTTGGGCCGCGCCTGTTGAACGGGAGAGATACAACATGTTGAAGATTCTACGAGCGAAATTACACGGTATTCGGGTGACCCAGTGTGCGCTTGATTATCACGGCTCCATCACCCTTGATCCTGAAGTATGCAAACTGGCGGGCATTATGCCGCTGGAATTCGTGTACATATGGAATAAAAATAGCGGGCAGCGCATTTCCACCTATGTAATTTACGGCGAGGCCGGATCACGCTGCTGCATACTTAACGGCGCAGCGGCCCGCACCTGCCAGATCGGCGACGAGGTTATCATTGGCGCGTTTGAATATGTGGCCGGGCCTCAGGACATCAGTCAGAAGGAGCCTGTGGTGCTTACCTTTGACGCCCACAACAATATTGAAGAACGCTTGCGCTATGTAGTAAAGCAGGACGACGAAGACACGACGTTCAGTATTGTGTCTGATCCGCTATAAAATTGTACCCATGCAGTAAACAAAAAAGCCCGGCAGTGCCGGGCTTTTTTGTTATAGATTTGGAGAAACCATTTTAGCGCGTCTGGAGCAGATTACGTTAAAATACTCTAGCGCTTGGCCACATGATTCTTGTGGCTCAGGTAGTAGCCAATGCCAAGAATCAGGAACCATATGGGGGTAGTGAACATGGCCATGCGCGTGTCTGCCTCAAATGTCAGCAGGACAAGCACTACCGCAAAGAATATCCAGCAAAGCCAGCAGGACAAAACGCCGCCGGGCAGCTTGAACTTTGAAGCTTCATGCCGTTCTGGGTGACGCTTGCGGTAAACCACATACGAGTACAGTATCATGGACCACACGAATATGAAGCAGACCGATGAAATGGTCGTCATGACGGTGAAGGCCGCCATAATGGTGGGCATGATAATGAGCATGGATGCGCCAAGCAGCAGGCAGAGGCAGGAGAACAGCAAACCGTTGGCGGGCACCCGGTGTGAAGAGAGCCGGCCAAAGGCTTTGGGGGCAACGCCCACCAGTGAAAGACCGTACAGCATGCGGCTTGTGGAATAGATGCCACTGTTGGCGGAGGATGCCGCCGAGGTCAGTACGACAAAGTTAACAATACTGGCTGCCGCCGGAATACCCACGGCCACAAACGTGTGCACGAAGGGGCTTGTTTCCGGGTCAATTTCTGTCCACGGCGTAATGCACATGATCGCCACAAGAGCGAACACGTAAAAGAAAACGATACGGAAAGGAATCGTGTTGATCGCCTTGGGCAGGTTGACTTCAGGGTCTTTGGCTTCCGCGGCTGTGGTGCCGATAAGCTCAATGCCCACGAATGCAAACATTGCTATCTGAAAGCCCGCAAAGAAGCCGAAGGCCCCCTTGGGGAACCATCCTCCATACTCCCATAAGTTGGACACTGCTGCTGCATGCCCTGATACCGATGAGGTAAAGCCTGTGGTCACCATTACGGCCCCAGCAAGAATGATAGCCATAATGGCGACAATTTTGATGGAGGCAAACCAGAACTCCATTTCGCCGAACAGGTTCACCGAAACGAGGTTAAGGGCCATAATCAGCAAAACGAATAGAATGGACGGAATCCAGACGGATAGCGACGGGAACCAGAAATGAAAGTACGAGGCAATGGCGATAACGTCCGCCGTGCCTGTGACAATCCAGCAGAACCAATACGTCCAGCCAACAAAAAATCCCGCCCAGGGGCCGACGATATCTTCGGCCATGTCGGTAAAGGATTTGTATTTCAGGTTAGAGAGAAGCAGTTCGCCCATGGCACGCATAACCAGGTACAGGAATGCCCCGATGATGGCATAAACGAAAATGATGGAGGGACCGGCCAGGCTGATGGTTTTGCCAGATCCCATGAACAAACCCGTACCAATGGCGCCGCCAATGGCTATGAGCTGAATGTGCCTTTGACTTAATCCACGCTTAAGAGTGTGTGATTCTTCCTGGCCCACGGGGGGTGTGGGGGTTTCGCTCATGATACGTCTCCCTGTTTTGGTGTTAATGCACCGGGCTCTAATGCGTAAGGCAAGCTGTTGTCACAGGCAGAAACCTGTATGATCAGGCAAAGGCTTCTGCACTACTTTCCAACGTCTCCTCCTTTAATCTGGCGTGTTATGTCTGGCGTAGACTCTTTCAGTACAGGCAACGCTACGCACACCAAAGGACAAAGGCACTCCGCAGGCCGCGTTGCGTAACGCAAGGCGGCCTGGAAGCCTGATGCAGGCAAAGGAAGTAATAAAGATCTTTAGCGCATGTTCCACCAGTGAGGAGAAAATGCGCTTCAAGCGGCAGCACCCAAGGCGATAAAGCCAGCGGCTGAAGAGGGCAGGACAAGAAGGCAGGGGAAGCCAGGAGTTATCGATATAACTGGCCGCCCGCAGAACCAGCGGGCGCGATCCGACTTGTGGTCAGTGATGGGTATTGTAACTCAGAAGGGCCGCACACCAGGGCGGAGCCAATGAATAAAACAACGCCATGACAAGTCTTCTCGCTCATGAGGTTCAACTTCTGTCATTAGCGTATGCCAACTTCAGAGTGCGTCCGACCGTGATCCTTTTGCCTGAGAGTTTCGATTGCTCTTGCCCCTTCGGCGTGCTGTCTAGCAGCAAGCTCTCGCACGGTCGTCATTCGCGGTGAGTAAATGCCTTTTAAAACATTTTACCTTTAAAAGAAATTTAAACAGCCATTTGGATCATGTCAAATAGTTTTTTTGATTGCTAATGGTTATAGATAAACTTTTAACGCGTTGTAAGATATTGCGCCAATGCAATGCTGCAATTGGTAGTGTGCGCCAAATAGTATGGGCGCTGGCATCAAAATAAAAGAAAAAGCCGGGCAGCGTGAGCCACCCGGCCAGATTTGGCGAAAATTGCAGTTTTTTTACTCGGTATACAGTGTCAGATAAAGATCACCCTGCCAAGGGCCAACACGTTTGCCCAGACCGCGAAGGCGTATGGGCTTGCCCACGGTAAAGTCGGGCGGCAGGGTTATTTCAACTGTTTTGAGTTCAGCTTGCAGGCCTTGGCGAATCTGAAGGCGCACCCGGCAACCCGGCAGCAGGTTGGTAGCAGGCATGGTGAGGCTTTGCTCCTCATCAATCTGGCGGCGCAGCCAATCCTTGACCATGCCAGTGACGTTGCGCGTCATATCTGAAGACCATTTGGAGGTGCCCCAGGCCAGGTTGTCCTTGTGCAGGGTAGTGTTTTTCTTTTCCTTTGGCGGCGGCTTGGGCTTTGCGCGGCTTTGGGGGGCAGACTCCGCCGTTTGCGGGCGGGGTTCCTGTTGTTGCGGCTTTTCTGCCTGCTGCTTGTTCAGTTCACTATAAATATCTTCAAATACCCGGCGGGCAAAGGGGTCATTGAGCAGATCGCGCAGAACGTCCTGTTCGGCATAGGCAGCACCCGCCGCATCGGCACGGGCGCCCGCTTTGGCCTCGGCCTGCGCGCCGGCAGTGGCTTCGCCTTGAGCTGCCTGGGTTTTTTCTGACCTTGTGCCTGCCGCAGCGCCAGCCTTTTTTCCTGCTTCTTCGCGCTGCGTTTCTTTTGCAGTGTCGTCGCTGGTAGGCTGTTGCTGCGACGTGCTCTCGGCCTGCTGTTCAGGCCGGGCGTTTTCAGCGTTTTTCGCGCCCTTTTCGTCTTTGCTTTCTTTTTTTGCCTTGTGAGCACCCTGTCGGGCGTCAGCCCTTTTTTTGATTTCATCCTCATGCTTGAGGATGCCAGTAAGGGCGACATATGCCTCGTTGAGCAGCTGAAACTCGCGGCTGGCTTCAGCGTTGCCGGGGTTCAGGTCCGGGTGCAGTTCAAAGGCGAGCTTGCGGTAAGCCCTTTTGACAGCAGCAAGGTCTGCATCTTTTTCCAGCTTGAGAACACTATAGCATTCTCTGAGCGATATCTGGCGGGTACGGCGTCGCATGATTTATTTGAGAATCAGGGCGTTGGCTTCGCAGCTGCTGTCTTTGGCCAGCAGCCCCTTTTGGCGCAGGTAGCTGCGGCCTGCCTGGGCAAAATCTGCATGCCGGGCTTCAAGGTTTATGCCGGGGCAGAATTCTTTGGCCATAGCCAGGCTTGCGGGATCTTCAATATTTCCGCGAAAAAATGGCCAGGCCCGGCATATGGCAGGTTTGCCTTCGTGTACGCCGCAGCCTTGTCCCTGTTTGAAAAAAACGCAATACCCGTCATCACCGCTGCGGATTTTCAGTTTGTCACCCACATGGTAGCAGTAGAGCTCAACGACTGTTTCCGGGGCATGGCCCAGATGCGCGGCCAGCCGCGTGAGGTCGGTGGGGCTGACCACAATTCCGCCGCTGCCTTCGCAGCAATGACCGCACATGCGGCAGTTAAAAACCTTATCTGATGCAGCAGGCATGAGCTTATCCTTGAGTCTTGGCAGCGTTGGGCAGTAAATGGGCGTGATCGACCATAATACAGGCGTCTTCAATCACAGTGATGCCTGTGGGAAACAACAGAACGCGGGCTTCGGGCGACTGGATGCCCAGTTGCATCCAGAAGATCGTGGGCTTCCACGGCAAAGCCAGCACTTCGCGGGCGTGGTCCGGGCAGTATTGAGGTGCGCGGAAAAGATTCACAATATCAACAGGACAGGGCAGGGACGCCAGATCAGGATAGGCCGTGAGTCCCCAGACGGTCTTGCGCACCGGGTGTACGGGGTAAATTTCGTAGCCCACGTCCATCAGATAGCGGCCCACGCGGTCCACGGCCTGGCCGGGTTTGTCCTTGGCTCCCACTATGGCAATGCGGCGCGCTTGCTCAAGCTGACTGCGCAATTCTTTGTGATCCTGCATTATGATCCTCAAAAAATAATGATGGCAGACCGTTCGGAGCTGCCGCCCCAAAAGGGGTCCACTATGGTAGACGGCTACGGAAAAATGCGCAAGCTTTCCTGATAAAGTGGGGTGGTTTTTAGAGCATTTTAACTTTGAAAAAATCTCAATGCTCTAATGTTGCACGAGAGTGCAGCGCGTCATAATGCAGCGCGGACTCTGCTGAAAATGCATTTTCCGGCAGAATGACAACTTTGAAATACTTCACATTTCAAAGTTAATCCGCTCTGGAATCTCTTCACTTTACAACTGCACGGGCAACAGTTGCTCTGACACCAGTATGGGCAGACGCCCACTGTGAATGAGGCGCACTTCAGGCAAGCCCAGCGGTCAACGGCAGCGCAAGAACAGCGCAGTAATTCTTTGCGCCAGTAAACGCCACGGCGGGCCAGTCCTGAGCGTTGAGATGTATATCTCAAATATAATCAGCTCTAGGTTGCTGGCTGAAGATGTTCCTTGTCGCCTTCCTTGCCCTTTGTGGAAGCCCGTACAGGACCGGAAAAGAGCGGAGTTACGGCGATAAGTTTGTCGGTTTTGCCAAAAAGATAGACAATGTCACCATTTTCAAAGACTGCATCCGGCCCAGGCGAGGCCTGGGTGATGCCCTCTCGCAGGATGGCGATAACCGTCACGGCGTGCTTTCGGCGCAACTCGCTCTGGGTAAGGCTTTGTCCACACAGAGGCGAAGCTGCCCCCAGGCGCACGGCCTGCACGCCCATATCCGGCAGGCGGTTTATTGTGCTGTCCAGCGTATCCGCAGGGGAACTCATGCGGCGGATCATGCGGTAATTTTCCTGCCTGATGCGGGCCGCAAACGTATCGATATCCTGCCGGGGCACAAGGTACTGGCTAAGAACTCTGGTGAAAATTTCGATGGAAGTTTCAAATTCTTCGGCAATAACTTCGTCTGCCCCCAACTGGCGCAGGGCCGCCACTTCGGACACAAAGCGCGTGCGTGCGATAATGTGCAGGTTGGGGTTGAAGCGGCGGGCTTCAATGGTAATGGCCCGAACAGCCGAAGGGTCGGAAATGACGATCACCAGCACGCGGGCCTTGGTAACGCCAAGGTGCTCCAGCACCACAGGCTGCGAAGCGTCGCCGTGGGCAATGGGTTCTTTATGGCGGTAGCGGCTGACAGTTTCGGGATTCATTTCCAGAATGGTGTAGTCAATGCCCGATTCCTTGGCCACATGGGCCAGATGCTTGCCGCTGATGCCGAATCCTACGATGATAAGATGGTCTTTCAGATGGCTTTCACCTTCGTCAGACTCGGTGTCAGACTGCTCTGGCGCGCCGCACTGCCCGGCCAGCTTGCATGCCAGACGCGGGGCAATAGCGATAAGGCCTGGGGTAATCATCATTGTCAGAACGCTTACGTCCAGAAAGTTCTGGTAGGCTTCCATGTCGAAAAGCCCGGCGGCCAGACCGGATGCCGCCAGAACAAATCCGAATTCGCCCACCTGCGCCAGTGAAAGAGAAGTGATGATGGCGGCGCGCAGGGGATAGCCCTGTACCAGCACGGCAGGCAGGGTGAGCAGGCTTTTGACCACAATGAATAAGGCCGTGAGCCCGATGATGGAAAAAAAGTGCTGACCGAAAAACTCCACATTGAGCATCATGCCGACAGAAATGAAAAAGAGGCTCATGAAAACGTCACGGTAGGGCAAAATGC belongs to Desulfovibrio intestinalis and includes:
- a CDS encoding cation:proton antiporter produces the protein MDVPLLYEIVTIFLLSIFVTVTCNKIKLPATVGFLLTGVLCGPSLLGIVSDREAIDHVAEIGVAMLLFTIGMELSGEALNRLKRPVFLGGSLQIGLTVLAVMGLALLGGYTYQQGIFMGCLVALSSSAIVLRIMQERGSTNTPTGRLSLAILVFQDIMVAPMLLCVPLLSGTLDLSLESAFFSTLWVVLAFAGVLLFARFGLDRLMEAVVRTRTREILLLTTLGLCLGMALLTNTLGLSLSLGAFMAGLLLARSEYSMSVISGILPYRDVFMSLFFISVGMMLNVEFFGQHFFSIIGLTALFIVVKSLLTLPAVLVQGYPLRAAIITSLSLAQVGEFGFVLAASGLAAGLFDMEAYQNFLDVSVLTMMITPGLIAIAPRLACKLAGQCGAPEQSDTESDEGESHLKDHLIIVGFGISGKHLAHVAKESGIDYTILEMNPETVSRYRHKEPIAHGDASQPVVLEHLGVTKARVLVIVISDPSAVRAITIEARRFNPNLHIIARTRFVSEVAALRQLGADEVIAEEFETSIEIFTRVLSQYLVPRQDIDTFAARIRQENYRMIRRMSSPADTLDSTINRLPDMGVQAVRLGAASPLCGQSLTQSELRRKHAVTVIAILREGITQASPGPDAVFENGDIVYLFGKTDKLIAVTPLFSGPVRASTKGKEGDKEHLQPAT